The proteins below come from a single Microtus ochrogaster isolate Prairie Vole_2 chromosome 8, MicOch1.0, whole genome shotgun sequence genomic window:
- the Fam89b gene encoding leucine repeat adapter protein 25, protein MNGLPSAEAPGGAGCTLAGLPPLPRGLSGLLNASGGSWRELERVYSQRSRIHDELSRAARAPDGPRHAAGAANSGSAPGARRPVNLDSALAALRKEMVGLRQLDMSLLCQLWGLYESIQDYKHLCQDLSLCQDLSSSLHSDSSYPPDAGLSDDDEPPDASLPPDPPPLTVPQTHNARDQWLQDAFQISL, encoded by the exons ATGAACGGTCTACCCTCAGCCGAGGCGCCGGGCGGCGCGGGTTGCACTCTGGCTGGGCTCCCGCCGCTACCACGGGGCCTCAGCGGCCTCCTTAACGCTAGTGGGGGCTCGTGGAGGGAGCTGGAACGTGTCTATAGCCAGCGGAGCCGCATCCACGATGAGCTGAGCCGTGCCGCCCGCGCCCCGGACGGTCCCCGTCACGCTGCGGGCGCTGCCAACTCGGGTTCTGCACCAGGGGCGCGTCGCCCAGTTAACCTGGACTCGGCACTGGCCGCGCTGCGCAAGGAGATG GTGGGGCTGCGGCAGCTGGATATGTCGCTGCTGTGCCAGCTGTGGGGCCTGTATGAGTCGATCCAGGACTACAAGCATCTGTGCCAAGACCTGAGCTTGTGCCAGGACCTGTCATCCTCCCTCCACTCGGACAGCTCCTACCCACCTGATGCCGGCCTGTCCGATGATGATGAACCTCCTGATGCGAGCCTGCCCCCAGACCCTCCACCCCTCACTGTGCCCCAAACACACAATGCCCGTGACCAGTGGTTGCAGGATGCCTTCCAAATCAGCCTCTGA
- the Sssca1 gene encoding Sjoegren syndrome/scleroderma autoantigen 1, translating into MALNGTDVDDFAWEPPTEAETKVLQARRERQDRISRLMGDYLLRGYRMLGDTCADCGTILLQDKQRKIYCVACQELDSDVDKDNPALNAQAALSQVREHQLASATEPATGSRPTPLPPVPRPEHCEGAAAGLKAAQGPPLSAAPPNADVVASTQTVLLQKLTWASAELGSSASLETSIQLCGLIRACAEALASLKQLQH; encoded by the exons ATGGCCTTGAACGGCACTG ATGTGGACGATTTCGCCTGGGAGCCTCCGACTGAAGCTGAGACGAAGGTGCTCCAGGCGCGACGCGAGCGGCAGGATCGCATCTCTCGTCTCATGGGCGACTACCTGCTCCGCGGTTACCGCATGCTGGGCGACACGTGCGCGGACTGCGGG ACGATCCTCCTCCAAGATAAGCAGCGGAAAATCTACTGCGTGGCTTGTCAGGAGCTCGACTCAGACGTGGATAAAGATAATCCGG CTCTGAACGCACAGGCGGCCCTCTCTCAAGTTCGGGAACACCAGCTCGCCTCTGCTACAGAGCCTGCCACGGGCTCTCGGCCCACACCCCTGCCCCCGGTACCCCGCCCAGAGCATTGCGAGGGAGCTGCCGCAGGGCTCAAGGCGGCCCAGGGGCCTCCCCTTTCTGCTGCACCTCCAAATGCAGATGTGGTGGCCTCCACACAGACAGTCCTCCTGCAGAAGCTAACCTGGGCCTCAGCTGAGCTGGGCTCCAGTGCGTCCTTGGAGACTAGCATCCAGCTGTGTGGGCTTATCCGGGCTTGTGCTGAGGCCCTAGCCAGCCTGAAGCAGCTGCAGCACTGA